One Carya illinoinensis cultivar Pawnee chromosome 5, C.illinoinensisPawnee_v1, whole genome shotgun sequence genomic window, CAGAATCGAGATATAGAGGTAGgtacatatttatttttctatgaaCATTGTTAATTGAAtctattagttttattttttttttgttttttttctcttccatatataggtcattaattaattacacCTGATAATTAATAGTTGCGCCCTAACAAGCTGTAGTCAATGAAGATAGACATGACTAAAGAGGAGGCACTGCCACTTTAGTGGACAGCGTGGTGGTGGCGGTCTTAGTAGGGCCCTTGAGGGCGGCGTTGGAGGTCACACGCTCGCAACGAGGGCACATAGAAAGAGTGGATGCTGGGAGGGGCTCGCAACTATTGGGCGATATCACGGTGGGCGGGCCAACTTTCATGGCTCTCAGCTCTTCTACCTCCCTTTGAAGCCTCCGGTTCTGTTCGGTTAGTGACCCAAACCGTCTCTTCAAGAACTCACATTCCATCTCTGTTTGCTTCAGCTTGCTCCTGCATgtgttaattaattattattgcagtaaccataattatatatatatgcagttttactttcattttttaaactcaaagcttatatatatatgctgatgATCAAATTAAGCTGGCCAAGTTCATGACTTACATTTTTGGTaagtttcttaattaattaaacgtACACACATTTCaggatatataatttatatatatatatatatatatatatatatatatatatttatatatttatacatgcatggatatgattataaataaataattaaatgcatgcatggatggaTGGGCAAGTCCAAAGTATAAATTAATGACTGAGTCAAAGTTGCTGTTATGATGTGAGGAGTAGGAGCACACGAGGCCAATCGAAGAACAACGCATGCATGGACCTTATCATTAATTAGGAGTAGTCATGTACAGATCCCTCACAATAAATGTGCAAGCAGGCAGCTGCATGCTATCATTGTTGTTATACTTTGGACAACCGTACTActcattatgttcatgcaaaaATTAGCTCTACAGCTGATCGAGCtcatcatgatgatcatcaGTCGACAACCACATCATTCATTGCTCATATACAATTTTTCTCAGCTAATTCTCATGTACTTTCAGCTTTCTATGGAAACTGCatgtatatttattaataataataattattattattattggtgtTCTACGGTGAGACTTCAAACCCACCAACTCCATTAATATTTTCTATCAGTAGCGATGCCGAGTCGCCCATAACATGAATATGCATGactgtgttatcatatattaatttcttttacatTCAACCActatatctaaaatatatatatgtcgtACGTTACTATTTCATGCTTGATATGATATAATTATTCTGCACAAATTAATAAGCTTTTTCTTAGATTTTCATAATTACCCAGTATTAATTAATTGCAATTTGTGGTGCATTGCAGATATTACATGATGtattattaattagttaatatatCATTGATTCTATAAACTTTATGCAAAATACGTATATATGCTTAATTACAGGATACAAATCACTCATCATCATGTCTTTCTTCCTTGACAGACACTGCACAGACATGCATCCATCTAAATATATACTGCTAAACTCATGTATTTGTTCTACATGCATGTGTTTGGTCGAGTACTGAACCCAAACCTACCAGCTCCTCCCTCCCTGATCTTAAAGAGTTAGAAAAAGTAGCATTTTCCCATTAGGCCattgataaatttaaatatatatatatatataattctccaAGGTttttgctgatttttttttctctcttatctgAAATTTAAGAACCAGaagtttttcttattaaaatgaCCAAAGCAACCCGGCCATGAGAATCAACATggtgctatatattatatatgttgcaGATCTTGTTTCAAGAAAATCTTATCAACAAAAGGGATCGCTTTCCACTTTTTATAGAGTGTACGTACGATTGATACGGGTTAGAATCGGATTCAGATTATATACTCTgcaatattgttattattattctgTCAACCTTAAATATCTGAACCCAACCACCACCAAAAGaataacaacattgaaattcatcTCAGCATGTTTAGGGTACAGTAGTACCTGGCCCTACGGTTCTGGAACCACACCTCAACTTGCCTCGGCTTCAGCTTCAACTGCATAGCCAAATTCTCTTTTTGCTTctgcagagaaaaaaaaaagaaagaaaaatccaaaaagattaataaacattatcaaaatatttaataaagggAAGAAAAGGAAAGCGTTGCACCCTTTCATTTGGTTTCTATTTGTCAAAGAATAAATGGGTGCGGGGGAGATAGATCAGATTGTACATACAGGAAGAAGTCATGAGAGGATTACCGGGTTTAAGGTATGGTTTTGTCTGAAACTTTCTTCGAGAAGACGGGACTGTTCTTTGGTGAGACGGAGTTTCTTGCGGGGAGGGCCTCCGTTGCtgctttcttcttcatcttccataTTCATCGTTATCCACTCTTCTTCTACACCTCCTGATGGCACTTGGTTTATGTCCAAGTTCCTCACTGCACAAATCACTTCACTTTTAAACCCTGATATTattccaacaatttttttaaacactaTGAAATCGACTGCATACATATAAATACGTGTTGTAAAATATCTGTTAAGGGGCATGAGAGAAGACAGCTATGGAAGAGAGAAAACCCATTTGATTAGTCATgcaagaggaagaagatcattcattaaaaacatataaaaaatgaattattgaaGGGGAAACTGATATATGTGATGAGAAACCGATACGATTGTGTTAATTCAAggtaagaagaaaaagaaacttgcCGATcaaagaagatgagagagatctacagagagagagaagggggggagaTATGGAAGAAGTAGAAATGAATAAAGCAATAACTTTCTTACTTACCAGATGAAGGAATAGATTGGGATGAAGCAAAGCCGGGCATAGATATGGTCAATTCCAAGCTAGACGGGCTTGAAGGCAAAACCGCCATGGAACTTGAAGAACAAaataacaagaagaagaagaagatttctGGCAAAGAGAAAAAGGTAAAGTAAAAAActcaaaagaagaaagagatgaaAACAGAGGTAGATGATGAAATGGAGAGGAAAAGGTTAAGATACAAAGGTCAAATAAATAGAGCAGGGAAAAAGACAGATACTGATCATCAGGATGTGCGTTTTGGTTTCGGTTTTGGTGTGGAGTCGGTTTAGGGTTTTTGACTGTGGTCGTCAAGTCAAAAGGTCTGACCCGTCTGATGTTTGACACGTGTCACACTGATGACAAAGACCTAGTGTAGGAGAATAACCGGCAGGTTTTCCTGTTTAAGCGATATTAGAGGGAACCTGAGTCTGGTTGTCGGTTCTACGGTCAGCTGGTGAAATGATTGGGAGCTTAGACTAGGGCTTTGAGCTCTAACTCTGCACCTATGACATTTTTTATGCcctcaaaagaaaatataaaaaagaattcaaattttaatgGCCCAAAACGATAAGTGTCCCATGCCAGCATGTCATTCTCAGCATGCGAGGCAATTTCTGTGCATGTGTGATTTTATCTGGGTAGTTGAGAATGAGATCAAGAGGAGGTGATTTTCGTGGGAGGTGAGTGAGGTTGGCATAACATAAATGCAAAATATATGTAGTTACTGTTTAGGTAAGGAGGAATTTAATGCTAATATTTCATGATCTACTAGCAGGTACAAAAGAATTGTAACGCCTCTTTGCATTGATGCAAAAGAGAAACATAACTTTGGAACCTGAAGTTTGGACTAGAGTCATTTATGTTGGGATGGGCATGCTTGTGTGCAGAGACACTTCTGTTACTCCCTTAATTTGCagctgaacttttttttttttttttacataatgcTGGTGTTGCCATTTTAGTGACAGAAGTTATTGTCTCTAGCTGTTGGGATTGGAAAATCAAACGCCAACACTTTGTAACACAATAGGGTGTCAATCAACTTGTTGGTGAGGTTGTAATTGATTAGCAAAGAgaaagaatgatataaattaatttgatttattaCAATAAAATTGTTCAGTTATTGTAAGTTATTTCTTAtgtgaataattatttttttgtgaaaatgactatttcatgctaaaatgaatatgttttaacagaaaatagttattttcataAGAAATAACTAGTAATAACTGAGCGTTTTCTTGTagtaattcatatatatatatatatatatatatatatatcatgtatgtaGGGATATTAACGTAGCTACAAtattaatgttttaatatatacTTAATTAGGTCTGCATGCACCCTTCGCAGGGCTCCATATATCCCTACACATAGATCCAAGAATGGGTCAAATTAACTTGACGAGACTCAAAACAATTACAATCAACTGTAGTCTGCTCATTCACACAGCTGGTCATAGAATATATCAGATTCTTTAATGAATATCAACACAATTGTAAACATGCTCCGTCTGTTCAAAGTGAATATTTATGagcaaattaacaaaatttCTGACCAAgaaaccaggaaaaaaaaaaagagcccacaaaattggaattttgagaattttgttgCCCCAATAATATCAGTAAACAACTTTGAACATGATCTACAATATATTCAAGTTTAGaccagatttgaagagaaaagcTGCCTGCAGAGAACGTCTACAAATATGATCCAAATGCTAAGCTGCAAGCTGTATTCAATGTGCTTCTTTCTCGTACGTACGTAATTAATTAACTCTGCTTCCCCACTTGCCAACTACCCCTCATTTAGTTCACCACGGCCAAAAGTTCTAGTTGACTAAGAAAATGGACCTACCCTTATGAATTACATGAGATGTGCTGCATTCATCAGTACCAAcctttctcatttttttaacaagacTTAATTTCTAGCTATCTATCTTTGCATATTGGTAATTATTTCATGTACAAAATAATCATGTAGAGAGgaatacatgcatacatacatgatacatgAATACATGCAGAGAGGAATTAACTGCCTAGCTTCGCCGGCCCTTGAATATATAATATCCATGCAgctaaaagaagaaagaaaagaagaccaCGAGCGAATGATTTCGTACTAATGGTTTAAAGTTCTCTAGCACGAGTTGACCAGCTTTAATATTTCACGTCTTCTGCATATAATATAATCGAACCAATCTCAAATAATGAGCGCTAGCTCTCTCACATGCAGTACAGGCACATGACTTGTGCATGCTTTGTGCTCATCATCAAAATACATGAATTTAACAGTCGTAAAGTTTACTTTAATCCTAGTCCAATGCAAAATGTACATGGAAAAAGTGTTTTAAGTGGATTTTtatatcaattatttaaataaagatTCGGTATCATATCAActaatatgtttaaaataacccaaaaaaaaaaagatttattagaTTTGAATGGGACTGAATTTTGGCGTGTAAAGAAAGGAAGCAGATGCTGGTGAAAGGGTCAAGTCGTCAGGTCATGCGCACGCACACGGGTTCGTCTACTTTCCACACGGGCGGAGCAAACCATACATAGGGGGGGGAATTCATGGCAAAAGCGTGGGGGATATGTGGGGCCAAGCTCGATGATTAGGTTTAGGGACAACACATGCAACATGGGAGAGGTGGACCCTACTCTTGATGATTGGGTAGGGAACCATATTGGGAACCACTTGTCTGCTTGTCCTCTCAAACCTCCCCTTGCATTGCTGATTGGGCAGCCCATGAGCATACCCTGTCTTGTAATCCCAGTGGATTACATGTGGGGTCCTCATTAACCACATCCTTGACTTCTCCTTTTACAATTCCAAAGTGGGATTCTTGTTTTCTGTTCTTTTCTCTGTCGGCAAACAAAGGGGAAGACTAAGAAAAAGTCGTGAAAAATGCTATAACCAATTCTTCTCTGTTTAGGGTCTTTGGGGAAAACTATAAGTGGAGGGCAGACTAGTAAGCAGCATATGATTACGTCCATTGAATAACATATGTAGATCAGATGCATAAATCAAAGTTGGATTATAGAATTCCTTCTGATTATACATAACTCAATACACTTGTAGATAATCCGATATTGAACATAAGTCAGTTATATCATTGAATGAAATCTGATGTTGCTTAAGagaatttgaatataaatgttAATTTAATAACCGGAATGCATATACGAAGGTTTGAATGGAATCCTATTATGCTTAGAAGtacaatttttttgtaatgGTTCTAAAAAACTTCAATTATACTAATAttgatttgtatttttaaaattagtatGGACTCAGATGTAAATCGAATCTTCAGTATCGAACAAATTTTCACAGTTTATGCGCACATTCTTGGAGTATGAACAGGGAGAGAATCACCATGATGGACTGTCATTTTAGTTGCTAGCTACCATAAATGTTCACTTTCACGAAATGGGAAAATAGAGCCTGAATCATAGCAAATGTTTGAGAAACTGAATAATGATTCGGTAAAGCCTAAAAGACATTAATAAAACTTTACAGATAGTAGGAAGGAGACAtgataataattgaaaaaacaaaaaccataatGTCAATTGGTCAAGACCTTTGATGCTCTttactttcttttaattttatttacgATAAGGGAATTGTATCTTCAATTTCCCCCACCACTCCACACTTGATGATGAAAATGCAATGTGACCCATAGGCAATTGACATGATGCCACTCTTCCGAAAGTAGAAAAACAAAAGACTACATGCACAAGATAAGAGTACAAGCTGATCTGTCataacacaattatatttattttgtgacTGACCCACTTATAAACTGGAGGTAGCAGTTTCACTGTAAAGAAGTAATTTTGAGTTTCAATAAACTAGTAATTAGGGACTCATATTGGATGATTCAGCTAAGAGAGATGGACAACATTAAACACTTGTGCAAGTCTACAAATGCTTGTAAAAATTTCTACTGTTTATAGACCATTAATTCAATCCCAAAGTGAGCTAAAACTATAAGAATTGATTTTCAGTTAATCTCTTCACATTGTCGGGCCAGTTTCATAGTTGAA contains:
- the LOC122309245 gene encoding homeobox-leucine zipper protein HOX3 isoform X1 produces the protein MAVLPSSPSSLELTISMPGFASSQSIPSSGFKSEVICAVRNLDINQVPSGGVEEEWITMNMEDEEESSNGGPPRKKLRLTKEQSRLLEESFRQNHTLNPKQKENLAMQLKLKPRQVEVWFQNRRARSKLKQTEMECEFLKRRFGSLTEQNRRLQREVEELRAMKVGPPTVISPNSCEPLPASTLSMCPRCERVTSNAALKGPTKTATTTLSTKVAVPPL
- the LOC122309245 gene encoding homeobox-leucine zipper protein HOX3 isoform X2, whose protein sequence is MAVLPSSPSSLELTISMPGFASSQSIPSSVRNLDINQVPSGGVEEEWITMNMEDEEESSNGGPPRKKLRLTKEQSRLLEESFRQNHTLNPKQKENLAMQLKLKPRQVEVWFQNRRARSKLKQTEMECEFLKRRFGSLTEQNRRLQREVEELRAMKVGPPTVISPNSCEPLPASTLSMCPRCERVTSNAALKGPTKTATTTLSTKVAVPPL